The Fusobacterium pseudoperiodonticum DNA window ATCACTTCCATCTTCATTATATCTCCACTCATCAAAAAGATACTTTCCAAAACCTGTTTTTTCAGTACTTTTTAAATATTGTTTAGGAATTAATTGGTCGGTGTCAATATTATCATTCATTATAGGAACAATAGTTCCTTCGAATTTTATAAAAGGTTTCATTAGTCTTGCACCTCCTCTAATTCTCTGACATCAATAAAGTGTCCATGGATAGCAGCTGCAGCAGCCATAGCAGGACTCACAAGATGAGTTCTAGCTCCTTTTCCTTGTCTACCTTCAAAATTTCTATTAGATGTTGAGGCACAATGTTCTCCACTAGGTATCAAGTCAGGGTTCATTCCTAAGCAAGTTGAACAACCTGCTTCTCTCCATTCAAAACCTGCATCTAAAAATATTTTAGCAAAACCTTTTTCCTCAGCTTGTTTCTTAACCATTTGAGAACCTGGAACTATAACAGCCTTTATATTAGAATGAACTTTTTTACCTTTAACTATTTTAGCTACAACCTCTAAGTCACTTAATCTTCCATTAGTGCAAGAACCAATAAAGACATGTTTTAAGTTTATATTTTTAGGAGAATCTCCCGGTTTTAAATCCATATACTTATATGCTTTTTCATAGTTTAAGTCTTTTACTTCAGGGAAAGTATCAGTGATATTCATTCCCATTTCAGGGTTTGTTCCCCAAGTAACTTGTGGAACAAGAGTTGAAACATCTAACTTTATGTACTCATCAAAAGCCAATATGTCATCTGTGTAAAGCTCTTTCCATTCTTTTATTTTCTTTTCTAATTCTTCATCTTTAGGAGAGAATTCTCTTCCTTTTATATACTCAAAAGTAATTTCATCAGGAGCAATGATACCAGACTTTCCTCCAGCTTCGATAGCCATATTACAAATAGTCATTCTTTCTTCCATAGATAAACTTTTTATAGTATCTCCAAAAAATTCAAAAGCATAACCATTACCTAAACCAATTCCATAAGTCTTTATTAAGTGTAAGATTATGTCCTTAGCATAGACTCCTTTTTGTAATTTTCCTGTGATTTCAATTCCCATAGTTTTAGGTTTCTTTTGCCATAGAGTTTGAGTAGCTAAAACATGTTCAACTTCACTTGTACCTATTCCAAAAGCTATAGCTCCAAAAGCTCCATGGGTTGCAGTATGGCTATCTCCACATACAACAGTTTTTCCAGGTAGAGTAAGCCCTAATTCTGGTCCTACCATATGAACAATTCCATTTCTTTCATTGAACATATCAGCAAGTTCAACTCCAAATTCTTCACAATTTCTCTTTAAAGCATCAAGTTGTGCCTTTGAAGTTTCATCTGCAATATTATATCTGTCAGCCATAATAGTTGGGGTATTATGATCCATAGTTCCAAAAGTTAAGTCAGGTCTTCTAACTCTACGCCCGGCTATTCTAAGTCCTGAAAAAGCCTGTGGTGAAGTTACTTCATGGATCAGATGTAAATCTATATACAGAAGTTGTGCTTCTCCTTCATTTCCTGTGATAACATGCTTTTCCCATACTTTGTCGAATAAAGTTTTCATAAGACCTCCTTAATCTTCTTTATATAGTCTATTTAATGCATTGATATAGGCTTTTATACTAGACTCAACTATGTCAGTACTTTGTGCCCTACCAATATGTCTTTTATTATCCTTTTCTATGATAACAACAACTTGTGCCTGTGCATCAGTGTCACCTGTTATTGATTCAAGTTTATATTCTTCTAAAACAAAATTGTCATTTAAAAGTCTATTTATAGCTTTGTATGCAGCATCTACAGGCCCACTACCATAAGAAGAAGAAACATCTTTTTCTCCATCTACATACATAATGATTTCAGCCTTAGCCTTGATATCAGTTCTTATTATTTCAAAGTGTTCAAGAGAGAATCTTCCTTTTACTTCAGCGGCATCTCCACTGATTAATGAAATGATATCTTCATCTAAAACATATTTCTTTTTATCAGCTAAGTTTTTGAAATTAGCAAAAAGTTCCTCTATTTTTTTATCATCGAAACCACTGAAACCTAAGCTATTTAATTTATCTACAAAGGCATGTTTACCTGATAATTTTCCAAGCACAAGGCTATCAACATTTCTTCCAACAACTTCAGGTTTAATAATTTCATAAGTTTCTGGATTAGCAAGTACTCCATGTTGATGTATACCTGATTCATGAGAGAAAGCATTTGCTCCAACTATAGCCTTATTAGGTTGAGTTGTAACTCCTGTCAATAAGCTAACTAATTTACTTGTAGGATAAATTTGCTTTGTATCTATATTTGTTATAAAGTCTGCAAATAAATCTCTTCTAGTTTTAAAAAGCATAACAACTTCTTCAAGAGAAGTGTTTCCTGCTCTTTCTCCTATTCCATTGATAGTACATTCTATTTGAGTAGCCCCAGCTTGAACAGCAGCTATTGAGTTAGCAACTGCAAGTCCTAAGTCGTTATGACAATGTACTGAAATATCTATATTTTCTATACCTTTTATATTTTCTTTTAAATATTTTACAGTGTCATACATTTCTTGTGGAGTTCTATATCCAACTGTATCTGGGATATTTATAGTAGTAGCTCCAGCTTTTATAGCAGTTTCATAGACTTCAACAAGATATTCTTTTTCTGTTCTCATTGCATCTTCAGCTGAGAATTCTATGTCATTTGTGAAAGTTCTTACATATCTTACCATTTCATCAACTGTCTTTAAGATTTCTTCCTTAGACATTTTTAGTTTAAATTCTCTATGTATAGGCGAAGTTGCGATGAAAGTGTGTATTCTAGCTTTATTAGCTTTTTTAATAGCCTTTGCAGCCATTTCTATATCGCTTTTTACTGCTCTTGCCAAGCTTGTAACAGTAGAATTTTTAATATTTTGTGCTATCAGTTCTATGGCTTCAAAATCTCCAGGAGAGGCAGCTGCAAAACCAGCTTCTATTATGTCTACCCCTAAAGCTTCTAATTGTTTGGCTATTCTTAGTTTTTCTTTAGCATTAAGATTGACTCTTGGAGTTTGCTCACCATCTCTTAATGTTGTGTCAAATATTTTTATACATTTCATAACTTCACCTCTTATAATTAAAATGTAAATCATTAGTTATACAGACTACTGCGACGTCCATTATTGTTGAAAGAGCCTTTGTGGAGCTCTTGAAATAATAATGGCAGGCAAGTAGTCTGATGGATGTATAAATAACTAATGTTTACATTTTTTCCCCACGGCTCATTGCAAGCACACCAGATTTAGCTATTTCTAAAACTCCGTAAGTATTCATTATTTCAACAAAACCATCTAATTTATCAACGTCACCTGTAAGTTCGATTACTAATGACTTTGGAGACACATCTAATATTTTTCCACGATAAATATCTGCGATTTGTACAATTTGAGATCTTGTTTCATCATTTGCTTTAACTTTTATAAGCATAAGCTCTCTTCTTATTACACCTTCGTCAGGGAAAATCTTAACCTTAACAACATCTATAATCTTGTAAACTTGTTTTTGGATTTGATCCAGCAACTCTTTATCTCCATCAACTGTCAATGTAAGTCTTGCATAGCCTTCTTTATTTGTTATACCAGAAGACATCTTTTTTACAAAATAACCTCTTCTGTTAAATAAAGACATTATTCTTGCTGCAATACCACTAGTATTCTTAGTAATTACTAAAATATCATGTTCTTTATTCATCTTCTAAAACACCTCTCTTACCTACAAGCTGACTTACATCTTTTCCAGCTGGTATCATAGGATAAACATTTTCTTCTTTTTCAACAATACACTCAACTAAAACAGCCTCATCAGATTCTAAAATTTTCTTTAGATGTTTCTTTAAATCTTTTTTAGTTTTTAATTGTATAGATTTAATTCCATAGGCCTCACCTATTTTTATAAAATCAGGGTTATAGCTTAAATTAACTGATGAATATCTTTTTTCATGGAATAATTCTTGCCACTGTCTAACCATACCTAAATAAGAGTTATTTATTATAAAAATCTTAACAGGAAGCTTATATTCTTTAATCATCATCAATTCTTGAAAAGTCATTTGGAAACCACCATCTCCAACAATAGCAATAACTTTTTTATTAGGATTAGCAATTTGAGCACCTATTGCAGCAGGAAGTCCAAAGCCCATAGTTCCAGCTCCCCCTGATGTTAATATTGTATGAGGATTATTAAAAGTCAAATATTGTGCTGACCACATTTGATGTTGTCCAACATCTGTTGCAACTATAACTTCACCCTTAGTAAGTTTATTTATCTCAAATAATATTTCTTGAGGAATTAAAATATCCTCTTCAGTCTTTCTAAAAGTTAAAGA harbors:
- the leuC gene encoding 3-isopropylmalate dehydratase large subunit, producing MKTLFDKVWEKHVITGNEGEAQLLYIDLHLIHEVTSPQAFSGLRIAGRRVRRPDLTFGTMDHNTPTIMADRYNIADETSKAQLDALKRNCEEFGVELADMFNERNGIVHMVGPELGLTLPGKTVVCGDSHTATHGAFGAIAFGIGTSEVEHVLATQTLWQKKPKTMGIEITGKLQKGVYAKDIILHLIKTYGIGLGNGYAFEFFGDTIKSLSMEERMTICNMAIEAGGKSGIIAPDEITFEYIKGREFSPKDEELEKKIKEWKELYTDDILAFDEYIKLDVSTLVPQVTWGTNPEMGMNITDTFPEVKDLNYEKAYKYMDLKPGDSPKNINLKHVFIGSCTNGRLSDLEVVAKIVKGKKVHSNIKAVIVPGSQMVKKQAEEKGFAKIFLDAGFEWREAGCSTCLGMNPDLIPSGEHCASTSNRNFEGRQGKGARTHLVSPAMAAAAAIHGHFIDVRELEEVQD
- a CDS encoding 2-isopropylmalate synthase; its protein translation is MKCIKIFDTTLRDGEQTPRVNLNAKEKLRIAKQLEALGVDIIEAGFAAASPGDFEAIELIAQNIKNSTVTSLARAVKSDIEMAAKAIKKANKARIHTFIATSPIHREFKLKMSKEEILKTVDEMVRYVRTFTNDIEFSAEDAMRTEKEYLVEVYETAIKAGATTINIPDTVGYRTPQEMYDTVKYLKENIKGIENIDISVHCHNDLGLAVANSIAAVQAGATQIECTINGIGERAGNTSLEEVVMLFKTRRDLFADFITNIDTKQIYPTSKLVSLLTGVTTQPNKAIVGANAFSHESGIHQHGVLANPETYEIIKPEVVGRNVDSLVLGKLSGKHAFVDKLNSLGFSGFDDKKIEELFANFKNLADKKKYVLDEDIISLISGDAAEVKGRFSLEHFEIIRTDIKAKAEIIMYVDGEKDVSSSYGSGPVDAAYKAINRLLNDNFVLEEYKLESITGDTDAQAQVVVIIEKDNKRHIGRAQSTDIVESSIKAYINALNRLYKED
- the ilvN gene encoding acetolactate synthase small subunit, whose protein sequence is MNKEHDILVITKNTSGIAARIMSLFNRRGYFVKKMSSGITNKEGYARLTLTVDGDKELLDQIQKQVYKIIDVVKVKIFPDEGVIRRELMLIKVKANDETRSQIVQIADIYRGKILDVSPKSLVIELTGDVDKLDGFVEIMNTYGVLEIAKSGVLAMSRGEKM